The genomic stretch GTGGAGTCGGACTTCACGGAAGATGCAGTGTCCGTGAAGGGCGCGCGCGGGTTGATGCAGATCAAACCCAGCACGCTGCACTTCCTGGCGGAGAAGGAAGGCCTGCGCCTGTCCCGCGAGGAAGTGACTGCGGACACCGCGCTTTGCGTGCGGCTGGGCATCCGTTACCTGCGCTCGCTGCAGGAGCGCTTCGGTGGGGACCTGGACCTGGCCCTGATGGCCTACAACGCCGGCCCCACCCGCATCCGCAACGCCATCAAGCAGGGCGAACTGGAGCGCTTCCGGCGCTATCCGCGCGCCGTCCGCCGGGACTTCCGGCGCTTCCGTGAGGGCCACGGGCTGGGCGGTGACTGGGCCCTGGCGCAGCGCGAGGTGCCTCCCGAGCCGATGCCCTGAGTGGGTGGGGTGAATCTCCGGGCAGTTGGGACGCTCCAACGGGGTGTACGCGCGCCTTGTTCCGTCCCGCCGGGTGCGCTAAGCGTTCCAAGTGCCCGGGACTGTTGGAGATTCTCAGGAGTGACCCGCATGAAGAACCCCCTGTTCCCCAGCGCCGCGCTTGCCGCCGCCCTGACCCTGGCCCCTTTCGGGGTGCACGCCGGCTCCGTCTTCCTCAACGGCGTCAAGATTGACGGCGTCACCAACCAGAAGTTCGAGAAGGCCACCGTCCGCATCGACGAGGCCGGCAACGTGCACATCGACGCGCCTGGCTACGCGGCCCGCGTGACGGCGGTGACGCCTCCAGCGCCCTCGGCCCAGGCTCCGACGCCCGGTGCCGCCGCTCCAGGGACGGCCGCCCCCGTCGCGAAGGCGCCTCCCGCGGCGCAGCAGGCGCCTGGCACACCGACGGCCCCCGGGCGCCTCACCCAGCGCTACTGGCTGGTGACGGAGCAGACGGTGCCGGGGATGACGGGGTACGACATCGACGTGTTCATCAACTCCACGTGGCTGCGCAAGCTGCGCGGCAACGAGGACCAGGTGGTGGTGGACATCACCCGCAACCTGCAGCCGGGGGCGAACAAGGTGACGTTCATCGCCCGGAAGGGGAATGCCGGGGACGCGCGCAGCAGTTCGCCTGCCCACGTGTTTCGGGTCATCATTGGCGAGGGGAACGAGGGCGGCGGGAACGTGATGATCGACAATCCCATCCTCCGCTTCCAGAAGACGGCGGCGGACACGCAGGATGCGACGCAGGAGTTCACCCTCACCACGCGCTGACTGGTGCGGGGCTTCGGGTAACGGAGACAACCGTGTTCAACCTCGACGAGCGCTACCGCGGGCTGCCCGCCACGCGGGAACAAATCCTGGCGCTGCATACCTCCCTCAACACGCCGCACGTGGCCATTCCGGGCAAGCAGGCAGGTCCGGCGCAGGCCTTCGTCGTGGGCCTCCGGGGAGGGCAGGGGACCGCGGCTGTCTTCGTGTACCTGTATCTTGCGGAGGCCGCGGACTGCGCGGTGTACCTGTCCGGCCGGCGCAACGTGTCAGCGGATGAGTACCGCGACGACGAGGGGGACGCGCTGGCCTTCGTGGAGTCGCTCGGGTTCATGATGGACGACGCCAACTGGCGCGCGATGGCCCCCGAGCAGCAGGACGAGCAGCTCAAGACGTTGCCGGTGTTCTTCAAGGACCCGACGCTCGTGCCCGCCGTGGTGGCGCGCGCCGAGGAGAAGAAGAACGTCACCACCACCCTGGGCCGCTTCCTGGCCGCCTTCTGAGTCACCGCCCCCTCACCCTCGTCGAGAGCCGCTCCCCATGTTCCGCCTTTCCACCGCGTCCTGTTCGCTCGCGCTGCTGCTGGTGTCCTCCGGTTGCTCCCACACGCCCACGGAGAAGGAGAAGCGGAGCGCCGAGATTCACTACGACCTGGCGTTGCAGGCCCAGCAGGCCGGCGAGCTCCAGGAGGCGCTGCGCGAGCTGCAGCTGTCGCTGAAGAACGACCCGGACTACCCCGATGCGAACAACGCCATGGGCATCCTGCTGCACCTGGCGTTCCGCCGTCCCGACGAGGCCGTCAAGCACTACACCAAGGCGCTGGAGGTTCGCCCCGACTTCTCCGAGGCGCGCACCAACCTCGCCAACGTGCACCTGGACCAGGGCCGCTACGACGACGCCATCAAACTCTATGAGTTGGTCCTCAACGACATGCTCTACCCGACGCCCTTCATCGCCCAGGGAAACCTGGGGTGGGCGTACTACAAGAAGGGCGAGCCGGAGCGCGCGGTGGAGAGCATCAAGGCCGCGGTGACGACCAACCCCAACTTCTGTTTGGGCTACAAGAACCTGGGTCTCATCTACGACGAGACGGGGCGCACCTCCGAGGCGTGCCGCCAGTTCACGCACTACCGCGAGAATTGCCCGGACGTGGCGGAAGCGTACATGCGTGAGGGCGTCTGCCAGGCGAAGCTGGGGCAGGTCGATGCGGCGAAGGCAGCCTTCGCCACCTGTGAGACCAAGGCGAAAGCTGGTGAACAGGTGCTGAAGGACGACTGCCGGAGGCTGCTGGAAAAGCTCTAGCGCGTTGGGTATCTGGGGACCCGTGGACCACGTCGATTTCGGCAAATACCTGAGCCAGCAGCGAGAACTCCGAGGGCTCTCGCGTGACGACGTCGCGCGGGAGACCAAGATTCCTCCCACACTCATCACCGCGCTCGAGGCCGGTCAGGTGGAACGGCTGCCCTCGCGCATCTTCGTGGTGAACTACATCCGCGCGTACGCGCAGGTCATCGGCATGTCTCCGGAAGAGGCCGTGCTGCGCTACGAGGAGGTGGACAAGTCCGTCCCGGCGCCATCTCCCGTGCAGTTGGAGCAGGAGCGGCGCAAGCGGGCCTACGTGGGGCTGTCCGTGCTGCTGGCGGCCCTGCTCCTGGGCGTGTACCTGTTCCTGGTGCTGAGCGGAAAGCTTCCCAGTCCGCTCGCGCGTTGAAGCATCTCCATGGAGCGATACGACGACGACGCGCTCGTGCTGTCCTCGGTGGACTATGGCGAGTCCGACCGGCTCGTCACCTTGCTGACGCGCGAGCATGGGAAGCTGACGGCCTTCGCTGCGGGCGCACGCAAGAGCAAGCGGCGCTTCGCCGGCGCGCTGGAGCCGTTCATGCGGCTTCGCGTGCACATCGTCGAGACGCGCGGCAGCACGGTGCGGCTGGACGGCACGGACATCGTCGCGGGCTTCTATGCGGCGCGCGAGGACCTGTCCCTGATTGCCCGGGCCCTGTACGCGGTGGAGCTGTGCCGCGAGCTGACGCGGGACCATGAGCCGCAGCCGGAGCTGTTCGCCCTGCTGGAGTCGTACCTGACGCGACTGGATGCGAAGGAGGCCGGGCCCACGTCGCTCTTGGCTTTCGAGCTGTCCGCGCTGGCGCACGCGGGGTTGATGCCTCGGTTTGATTCGTGCTCGCTGTGTGGCGGCGCTCCAGGCGAGCGTCCTCGTTTCGACCAGGCCCATGGCGGCGCGGTGTGTGAGCCGTGTGGAGCCCGTGCGCGAGAGTCCGTGGCGGTGCCGCTGGCGCTGCTGTCGGGCCTGCGCGCGCTCCAGGAAGGGGCGCGCACGCCGCTGCCGCCGGACCTGCGCGCGCGTGCTCGCGGCCTGCTCAATGTCTTCATTGCCCATCACCTGGGTCGCCGCCTCAAGAGCGTGGACTTCATGGCCCAGGTGGGCCTGGATTGACGAAGTTCGGAAGCGAGGGGCTCATGCCGCCGCTGGATGTCGTGTGCTTTGGCGAGACGTTGGTTGACTTCCTCCCGGCGGCTCCAGGGCACCGCGTGCGTGACGTACCCGCGTGGCATCCGTGCCCCGGTGGCTCGCCGGCGAATGTCGCGGTGGGGCTGGCCCGGTTGGGGCTGCGTCCGGCCATGCTGGGCGTGGTGGGCGCGGATGAGTTCGGGCACTTCCTTCGCGAGCGATTGGCGGCGGAAGGCGTGGACGTGAGTCACCTGCGCCAGACGGCGGAGGCCCGCACCGGGCTGGTGTTCATCTCCCTGGATGGGAAGGGCGAGCGCAGCTTCACCTTCTTCCGGACACGCTCCGCTGAGTTCCTGCTGGGACAGGCGGATGTCGACGCGGCGTTCCTGTCGGGGGCGAAGGCAGTGCACTGTGGCTCCAACTCGCTCCAGTGGCCGGAGGCGCAGGAGGCCGCGGTGCGGATGCTGGGGCTGGCGCGCGACGCGGGGCTCATCGTGAGCTGTGACCCCAACTTGCGGCTGCATGCGTGGGAGGACACGTCTCTCCTGAAGGGCCTGCTGGCGCGGATGCTCCCGCTGTGCACCGTGGTGAAGCTCTCCGAGGAGGAGATTGGCTTCGTCACGGGGACGGAGGTGCCCCACGAAGCGCTGACGCGACTGGCCGCGATGGGCGTTCCGCTGCCCGTGGTGACGCTGGGCGAGCGTGGCGCGCTGCTGCTGTGGAAGGGGGAGCGCATCCACGTCGAGGCGCCGCAGACGCGCGTCGTCGACACCACCGGTGCTGGCGATGGTTTCGTCGCGGGCCTGTTGCAGGGGTTGGTGCGCTGGTACGGCGGCGCTGAGGGGCTGCGCGATGCGACAGGTGAGGAGTTGGTGGCGCTGGCCACGTTCGCGTGTGAGGTCGGGGCCCGTGTCGTGGAGAAGCTCGGTGCGGTGGATGGGCTTCCCCGGGCGGAAGTGCTGGCTCAGGTCATGCCGTCGCGTCCGGACAGTTCTCGCGCGTAGCGCCGTGACGGTGGTGTCGTCGCGTCCGACGAACAATCGTCTGTTGTCATGCACACGGTTTGACGCGGGCACTTGCTCGGTGCCCGCGCCCGCGCTCCTCGTTGGCGGTGCCTGGGAGAAGTCGCTCAGGGCGTCAGGGGCGTGAGCAGTTCGTAATCGAAGCGCTGGTACGGCGGCGTCACGGGCTGTCGACGCTGGTCGTATCGCTCCAGCACGTAGGCGGCAGGGTCTGAGCGCCTGCTTTCCGCCCGAAGCCAAGTCGCCAGCCGACCGTAGGCCGCGTTGATGGCGTCCGCCGTGCCCTGCACCGGCGTCATGGCGTAGTCGCGCGCGGGAATCGTCAGGGCCTTCAGGCCTTCTGGGACCGCGTCGAGGCCTCGGACCTCGGTGGTGACCCAGTACTGGTAGACGGGGTCATCGCCCGGTTGCTCGTGGTCGCTGCCCGGCACGCAGCCATGGAACACGTCGCGGTCGACCACTCCGGACAGCCCATCCATGCGAGAGAGGAGCTCCAGCCACGCCAGCGGGACGCGGTGGCTCAGTTCGCTGCGCCGGCCGACCACCTTGATGCCCACCAGCTTGATTTCACCTCGGGAGACGATGGAAACGTTCATGGTTTCCGAACCCTCCACCTTGAAGCTGGTTCAACCTCAAGGGAAAGCCGCCGGATGCTGACGATTTCCCAGTTCGCGGACCGCTGTGGCCTGGCACCGAGCGCGCTGCGCTTCTATGAGCGCAAGGGCCTGCTGCTGCCCTCCGCACGGCGTGCGAATGGCTACCGCGCCTATTCTCCCGGGCAGGTCGGCGAAGCACGCTTCATCAGCAGCCTGCGCGCCGCGGGCATCTCCCTCTCCGCCATCCGTGAGTTCCTCCGAAAGGACGCACGGACGCGCGAGACGATGCTCACGTCGTGGAGGCAGGACCTGTCCGCGCGGCTGCTCTCGCTCCAACTGGCTGACCAGTACCTCCGGGGGCTCGGCGCGTCGTCGGGGCCGCGGGTCCATCTGGAGCACTGGGCCGAGCCGTCCGTGCTCGCGTGGTTCCCCGTCACTGCTCCGCCCGGGCCCCCGGCGTTCCGCGCCGCGGTGCCGGGGTGGAAGAAGGAACTCGAGCGCCGCGGCATCCCCGTGCTGACGAGTGGTTACGTCCGCACGCTCGACGTGGTGGACGGGCAGCTCCTGGGCGAGGTGGGCTTCCGCATCAAACCCCGCAGGCGGCTGCCTCCCGGGAGCCGGCGGCAGGAGATGACGCCGACCCTGTTCGCGACGCTGGAGTGCGCCGTTCGCGATGACCAGCCGCGCACCGTGTGTTCCGCTTCCTGGCCGAGTTGGGATTCCGTCCCGATGGGCTTCACCTGGAGCGCTACCTGCCCGGTGTCGCCGACCGGTACCTCCTGATGCTGGGTGTACAGCGCCTGCGTCCCGTGGTGACGAATGGGGAAGGGGGCTCGTCCCCAATGGCCTCGGAATGAAAAGATGGAACGGCCCATGTCTCAGCCCGTCCCCCAAGCTGCCTCCGAGGAAGTGACACCGGCGCAGGCACCGCTGACGCTGCTGCGAATCCCGGGGGATTCCCCCGAGGCCCTGGACACCTTCTGGCTGCGCGAGGTCTTCCAGGGGGACCGGGTGCCGCAGCTCACCCTGCGGGCGGTGCTGCTCGGAAGTGGCATTGGTGCCATCACCTGCGCGACCAACCTCTACGCGGGCCTGAAGATGGCCGTGGCCTTTCCCGTGGCCATCACCGCCGCGTTGCTCGCGCACACGGCACACGGAGCGATGCGGCGCGTGGCGCCGGGCGTCGCGGGTGCTCCGCTTTCGCCGCTGGAGACGTGCTCCGCGCAGGCCGTGGCTTCGTCCGCGGGCTATGCGACAGGCGGCGCCCTGGTGTCCGTTCAGGGCGCGTGGTTGCTCACGACGGGCAGTCATCCCCCCGGGTGGGCGTTGCTCGCGTGGACCTTCCTCCTGTCCGCGCTGGGCGTGCTCTTCGCGGTGCCCCTCAAGCGCAAGTTGGTGGACCATGAGCAGCTTCCGTTCGCCACGGGCACGGCCGCGGCGGCGACCATCCGTGCTCTTCACACCACGGGCGCGTCGTCCCGTCCGCGGCTGTCGATGTTGGGTCTGGGCGGAGGTGTCGCCGCGCTCGTCACCCTGGTGAGGGATGGGCTGGGCCGCCTGCCCTACGTGTTTCCTTTCCCCGGAACGCTGAGCGGGATGTCACTGGAGCGCCTGGGCTTCGGCTTCGAGACGAGTCTGCTTCCGCTGGGCGCGGGCGCGCTGCTGGGACTGCGGCTCACGGCGTCCTGGTTCCTGGGCGCGCTGCTCATCCACGGAGTCGTGGCACCGCGCGTGTTCGCTTCGGGGCTGCTGCTTCCAGATGGAGACTTCCTCGCCTGGAGTCTCTGGCCCGGGACGGCGGCGCTCACCACCGCGTCGTTGCTGCACTTCGCGCTGGAGGGCCGCGTCCTGGGGCGCGCATTGAAGGGACTCTTCAAACGTCCCTCCGTGGCGCCCCATCCGGTGGACGCGCTTCAGGTGCCGGGACGCTGGCTGCTGGCGGGCCTGGTCGTGTTGATGCCCGCCACGCTCGCCGTGGCCAAGGTGGGCTTTGGCGTTCCGCTGCCACACGCCGCGCTCGCGGTGGCGTTGTCATTCGTGCTGTGTCTCATCGCCTGCCGCGTCACGGGGGAGACGGACGTCACGCCCGTGGGCCCGCTGGGGCAGGTGACGCAGATGACCTATGGCGTGCTGCTGCCGCGCAACGTGGAGGCGAACCTCGCCACCGCGGGCATCACCGTCAACGCTGCGTCGTCCGCGGCGGACCTCCTCAGTGATGTGAAGACGGGACACCTGCTGGGGGCCCATCCCCGCCGCGTGTTCCTGGCGCAGCTCGTGGGTTGCGCGGTGGGGGCCGCCGCGGTGGTGCCGCTGTTCTTCCTGTTGGTGCCGGACCGTTCGGCGCTGGGGGGCGAGCGCTTCCCCGCACCCGCCGCCACGGTCACCGCCAGCATCGCCCAGGTGCTAGCTTCGGGCCTCTCGGGGTTGGAGCCGGGCACGCGCGCGGCGCTCGGTTGGGCCGCGCTCGCCGCCGCTGTCCTCACACTGACGGAGCGACTGCTTCCCGAACGGGTGCGGCACTGGGTGCCGTCGCCCCTGGGCATGGGCCTGGCCTGCCTGTTGCCGGCGTCCACCGCGCTGGGGTTCTTGCTGGGCGGGGTGGCGGCGGCCTTGGCCCGCAGGGCGAATCCAGGGGCCCAGGAGGGGCGGGTGGTGACGCTGGCCGCCGGCCTCATCGCGGGCGAAGGGTTGATGGGGGTTGTCATCGTCCTGAGCCAGGCGCTCTGGTAACGTTCGTTTCACCCCATGCGCTGTCCGGTCTGCCACCGCCGTCTCGCCACCGGCGCGGTGTGTCCTGTGCATGGCCAGCGCGCTTCGTCGCCTGGCCCTGACGCGGAGCCCTTCCCGCTCCCGGACGTGCCAGGTTTGAGCCCCGCGGCCTTGCTGGGCTCGGGCGGCTTCTCACACGTCTTCACCGCCTACCGCGAGGAGGATGGCCGTGAGGTCGCGCTCAAGGTGGGACGGCCGCCTCACCGCGACCGCTTCGCCCGGGAGGCCGCCGCGCTCCGCCGCATCGGCGCGCCGACGACGCCCACGCTCCACCACTCGGGAGTTGTCCGAGGGCGGCCGTTCCTCGTCATGGAGCGGCTGCATGGCCAGACGCTCGCCGCGTGGATGGCGGCGTTGCCGGGCTCGGGCGCGGCGTCCGTGCCCAGCGTGCGCGAATTGCTCAGTGGCCTCTGCGCCGCCTTGGAGCGCGTCCATGCCGCGGGCGTGGCCCACCGCGACCTCAAGCCGGAGAACATCTTCCTGCGTGAGGGTGGGGCGCTCAGCCTGCTGGACCTCGGGCTCGCGCGCTTCCTGGACGCACCTGACGACGGAGAGCGCCCGGAGTCCGAGGGCTTGACGCTCGTGGGGCAGCGGCTGGGCACGCCATATTACATGGCACCTGAGCAGTGCCTGGACGCGCGCGAGGCCGGCGCCGCCGCGGATGTCTACGCACTGGGCGTCCTCCTGTACGAGTTGCTCACCGGCGCGCCGCCTTTCATCGGTGGCGCCGAGGAGATTCGCCACGGGCACGTCAGCCTTCGCCCAGCCCGGGTGTCGGAGCGCGCGACCGCGCCGACGGCGCTCGACGCGGTGCTGTCGCGGTGTCTGGCGAAGGCGCCCTCCGAACGTTTCTCGCGGGCTTCGGATGTGCTCGCCGCTTTCGATGCCGCGTGCAGCCAGTCCCTGTCCATGGCTCCACCGGAGGGCGCGCCCGCCGCGGTGCCCACGTCGTCCGGGCCGGGGGCCGGCGAGCGGTGGGTCGCGCTGCTGGGCGTCCGCGCGGACATACCGGTCGATGTGCTTCGGCTGACCTTCGAGCCTCAGGGCGGCACGCTCGCGCGCGTCCGCGCACGGGGCTATCTGGTCGCGTTCTCCGAGTCCCTGTCCGCCGAGGCCAACCTTCGCGCGGG from Myxococcus xanthus encodes the following:
- a CDS encoding carbohydrate kinase family protein: MTKFGSEGLMPPLDVVCFGETLVDFLPAAPGHRVRDVPAWHPCPGGSPANVAVGLARLGLRPAMLGVVGADEFGHFLRERLAAEGVDVSHLRQTAEARTGLVFISLDGKGERSFTFFRTRSAEFLLGQADVDAAFLSGAKAVHCGSNSLQWPEAQEAAVRMLGLARDAGLIVSCDPNLRLHAWEDTSLLKGLLARMLPLCTVVKLSEEEIGFVTGTEVPHEALTRLAAMGVPLPVVTLGERGALLLWKGERIHVEAPQTRVVDTTGAGDGFVAGLLQGLVRWYGGAEGLRDATGEELVALATFACEVGARVVEKLGAVDGLPRAEVLAQVMPSRPDSSRA
- a CDS encoding OPT family oligopeptide transporter, translated to MSQPVPQAASEEVTPAQAPLTLLRIPGDSPEALDTFWLREVFQGDRVPQLTLRAVLLGSGIGAITCATNLYAGLKMAVAFPVAITAALLAHTAHGAMRRVAPGVAGAPLSPLETCSAQAVASSAGYATGGALVSVQGAWLLTTGSHPPGWALLAWTFLLSALGVLFAVPLKRKLVDHEQLPFATGTAAAATIRALHTTGASSRPRLSMLGLGGGVAALVTLVRDGLGRLPYVFPFPGTLSGMSLERLGFGFETSLLPLGAGALLGLRLTASWFLGALLIHGVVAPRVFASGLLLPDGDFLAWSLWPGTAALTTASLLHFALEGRVLGRALKGLFKRPSVAPHPVDALQVPGRWLLAGLVVLMPATLAVAKVGFGVPLPHAALAVALSFVLCLIACRVTGETDVTPVGPLGQVTQMTYGVLLPRNVEANLATAGITVNAASSAADLLSDVKTGHLLGAHPRRVFLAQLVGCAVGAAAVVPLFFLLVPDRSALGGERFPAPAATVTASIAQVLASGLSGLEPGTRAALGWAALAAAVLTLTERLLPERVRHWVPSPLGMGLACLLPASTALGFLLGGVAAALARRANPGAQEGRVVTLAAGLIAGEGLMGVVIVLSQALW
- a CDS encoding lytic transglycosylase domain-containing protein, which encodes MKAPAPSGGRSFGTRLFERLHAFSSGCSRLPLLAGAALVVSARLVPLLEERPVQPVVPGVVAAEVISPEASLIDAVLARRAPDLGLTLRRQLIQAIAEEAGRLAYDPLLILAIIDVESDFTEDAVSVKGARGLMQIKPSTLHFLAEKEGLRLSREEVTADTALCVRLGIRYLRSLQERFGGDLDLALMAYNAGPTRIRNAIKQGELERFRRYPRAVRRDFRRFREGHGLGGDWALAQREVPPEPMP
- a CDS encoding social motility and stimulation tgl protein codes for the protein MFNLDERYRGLPATREQILALHTSLNTPHVAIPGKQAGPAQAFVVGLRGGQGTAAVFVYLYLAEAADCAVYLSGRRNVSADEYRDDEGDALAFVESLGFMMDDANWRAMAPEQQDEQLKTLPVFFKDPTLVPAVVARAEEKKNVTTTLGRFLAAF
- the tgl gene encoding social motility TPR repeat lipoprotein Tgl; the encoded protein is MFRLSTASCSLALLLVSSGCSHTPTEKEKRSAEIHYDLALQAQQAGELQEALRELQLSLKNDPDYPDANNAMGILLHLAFRRPDEAVKHYTKALEVRPDFSEARTNLANVHLDQGRYDDAIKLYELVLNDMLYPTPFIAQGNLGWAYYKKGEPERAVESIKAAVTTNPNFCLGYKNLGLIYDETGRTSEACRQFTHYRENCPDVAEAYMREGVCQAKLGQVDAAKAAFATCETKAKAGEQVLKDDCRRLLEKL
- a CDS encoding helix-turn-helix domain-containing protein — encoded protein: MDHVDFGKYLSQQRELRGLSRDDVARETKIPPTLITALEAGQVERLPSRIFVVNYIRAYAQVIGMSPEEAVLRYEEVDKSVPAPSPVQLEQERRKRAYVGLSVLLAALLLGVYLFLVLSGKLPSPLAR
- a CDS encoding MerR family transcriptional regulator, whose amino-acid sequence is MLTISQFADRCGLAPSALRFYERKGLLLPSARRANGYRAYSPGQVGEARFISSLRAAGISLSAIREFLRKDARTRETMLTSWRQDLSARLLSLQLADQYLRGLGASSGPRVHLEHWAEPSVLAWFPVTAPPGPPAFRAAVPGWKKELERRGIPVLTSGYVRTLDVVDGQLLGEVGFRIKPRRRLPPGSRRQEMTPTLFATLECAVRDDQPRTVCSASWPSWDSVPMGFTWSATCPVSPTGTS
- a CDS encoding GyrI-like domain-containing protein yields the protein MNVSIVSRGEIKLVGIKVVGRRSELSHRVPLAWLELLSRMDGLSGVVDRDVFHGCVPGSDHEQPGDDPVYQYWVTTEVRGLDAVPEGLKALTIPARDYAMTPVQGTADAINAAYGRLATWLRAESRRSDPAAYVLERYDQRRQPVTPPYQRFDYELLTPLTP
- the recO gene encoding DNA repair protein RecO; the protein is MERYDDDALVLSSVDYGESDRLVTLLTREHGKLTAFAAGARKSKRRFAGALEPFMRLRVHIVETRGSTVRLDGTDIVAGFYAAREDLSLIARALYAVELCRELTRDHEPQPELFALLESYLTRLDAKEAGPTSLLAFELSALAHAGLMPRFDSCSLCGGAPGERPRFDQAHGGAVCEPCGARARESVAVPLALLSGLRALQEGARTPLPPDLRARARGLLNVFIAHHLGRRLKSVDFMAQVGLD